The DNA segment AATTCTAAATGAATTCCAATGAATAATGAAAAATAATAATGAAAAATAATAATGAAAATAAATTTCATTATAAATTTCAAAATCATTTTGTTATCTGATTATTCTTCTGCTTCCTCTTCTTCAGGATTTAAGATATCAGATATGGATTTGCTACCTGCTTTGGTAACAATGGTATTGATCAAAACAATGTCTTCAGAGATAGTGTTTCCTCTTACGGTTTTTCTCCTTTTAACACCATCACCTTTAGGTCTGTAGCCTACTCCACCGGTTAAAAGACTTTTGATTCTTCTAGGACCATCGACGTCCTTTTTCATAGCGAATCCGTTTTTGTCA comes from the Methanobrevibacter sp. genome and includes:
- a CDS encoding 30S ribosomal protein S6e; protein product: MAFKIVVSEKELSYQLEVDNAKQLNGLKIGEEFDGQIVGLDGYTLKITGGSDKNGFAMKKDVDGPRRIKSLLTGGVGYRPKGDGVKRRKTVRGNTISEDIVLINTIVTKAGSKSISDILNPEEEEAEE